In Microtus ochrogaster isolate Prairie Vole_2 chromosome 4, MicOch1.0, whole genome shotgun sequence, one genomic interval encodes:
- the Rnf166 gene encoding RING finger protein 166 isoform X1, whose protein sequence is MAMFRSLVASAQQRQPPAGPASGDSGLEAQFSCPICLEVYYRPVAIGSCGHTFCGECLQPCLQVPSPLCPLCRLPFDPKKVDKASHVEKQLSSYKAPCRGCNKKVTLGKMRVHISSCLKVQEQMANCPKFVPVLPTSQPIPSNIPNRSTFACPYCGARNLDQQELVKHCVESHRSDPNRVVCPICSAMPWGDPSYKSANFLQHLLHRHKFSYDTFVDYSIDEEAAFQAALALSLSEN, encoded by the exons ATGGCGATGTTCCGCAGCCTGGTGGCCTCGGCACAGCAGCGGCAGCCGCCAGCTGGGCCCGCGAGCGGCGACAGCGGCCTGGAGGCGCAGTTCAGCTGTCCCATCTGCCTGGAGGTGTACTATCGGCCGGTGGCCATCGGCAGCTGCGGCCACAC GTTCTGCGGGGAGTGCCTCCAGCCATGTCTGCAGGTGCCATCCCCTCTGTGCCCGCTCTGCCGCCTGCCCTTCGACCCCAAGAAAGTGGACAAGGCCTCTCATGTAGAGAAGCAGCTCTCATCTTACAAGGCACCCTGCCGGGGTTGCAACAAGAAG GTGACTCTGGGGAAGATGAGAGTGCACATTTCCTCCTGCCTGAAGGTCCAGGAGCAGATGGCCAACTGCCCCAAGTTCGTCCCTGTGTTGCCCACATCTCAGCCCATCCCCAG CAATATCCCCAACCGGTCTACCTTTGCTTGTCCCTACTGTGGAGCCCGCAATCTGGATCAGCAGGAGCTGGTGAAGCACTGTGTGGAGAGCCATCGCAGTGACCCCAACCGTGTG GTGTGCCCCATCTGCTCGGCAATGCCCTGGGGGGACCCTAGCTACAAAAGCGCCAACTTCCTGCAGCACCTGCTGCACCGGCACAAGTTCTCCTATGACACCTTCGTG